The Candidatus Acidiferrales bacterium genomic interval GACCCGATTAAGGAAAGCGGACACATCCAGATTCTCTACGGCAATCTCGCAGAGGAGGGCGCCGTCGCAAAAATTACGGGCAAGGAAGGGCTGAAATTCTCCGGACCCGCAAAAGTTTTCAATTCCGAAGAAGAAACCCTTGCGGCGCTCGAAAAGAAAAAAATCAAGCCTGGAGACGTGGTGGTCATCAGGTACGAAGGACCAAGGGGCGGGCCTGGAATGCGAGAGATGTTGACCGTTACTTCTGCCATCATGGGAGCCGGCCTCGGAAAAAGCGTCGCCTTGATAACCGACGGACGTTTCTCCGGCGGCACACACGGCTTCGTTGTGGGACACGTTTCGCCAGAGGCGCAGATGGGTGGCGGTATCGCAATCGTTAAAAATGGAGACCGCATAACCATTGACGCGCAGAAGAATGCAATCACGCTCGAAATTTCCAAGAAAGAGTTTGCAGCGCGAATGAGGAAATGGAAAGCGCCGCCGATCAAATTCAAGAGCGGAATGCTTTACAAATATATCAGGAGTGTTTCATCTGCATCGGAAGGATGTGTAACGGATCGCGACTGAGATAGGACGCAAGATCTAAACTATTTGCGGAGATTGTTAAGCCGGTCTCCGCTTTTTATGTTCGGACGTTCATCACGCCCTCTCACATATTTCTTCTCATGAATCTATTCCCCATCGGGGGTCTGACGGGCCTCGTTCTCTTGGCAACCGCGGGCTTCAGCAACAGTTCCTCCTGTGGCTTTTTGTTCATCAGATATTGCTGCCCTATCGATAACAGGTTAAAAACGAAGTAATACAGGTTGAGTCCCGACGGAAAATTATTGAACAGAAGCCAGAACATCACAGGCATGAACCACACCATGAATTGCTGCCTCGGATCCTTCATGCTCATCTTCTGCTGAACGAACATCGTGATTGCCATGAGCAGCGCGAGGCCACTTACCTGGCTTAGACCTACGAAGGGAATCGTGAAGGGAAGGTGCATTATCGTATCGGGAACAGATAAATCCTTGATCCACCATACGAAGTGAGATTGCCTCAGTGCAATGTTGCTTCGGAAAATCGCCCAGAGTGCGTACAGAATCGGCATCTGAAGTATCATCGGAAGACATCCGCCCATTGGGTTTATCTTATATTCCTTATAAAGATTCATCACTGCCTGATTCATCTTTTGCGGATCTTCCTTGTACTTTTCTTTGATCTCATTCATCATTGGTTGCAGCGCCTGCATCTTTCTCATCGACTTCATGCTGCTCGCGGTCAGCGGGTTCAAGAGGAGCTTCAATAGAATCGAGAAGATAATTATAGCAACCCCGTAGTTGGGAATGAATAAATGTATGAATTGAAATGCGGGCAACATCACATACTCGCCGATCGGTCGAATAATCCAGCGCCAGCCAAGCCCGACAGTCTCTTCAAGCCCGACATTATAGGATTTCAACAGTCGGTAGTCCAGCGGTCCGACGTAGACCATAAAGGAATCTGCCTGATAAGGTTGACCTTCAAATCTCATTTGAAGAGCCGTATAATAGCTCCTGACAAGTCCGTTGTCCGGCGCCTTTGCTGCCGTCCCCTGCAGGTAAGCGCCGTCTGCAGACTTACCCATTGGTACTATTGCGGCTGTGAAATACTTTGTCGTTTGAGAAACCCATCCCGTATTCCCGCTTAGCTCCTGTCTCGCGGTCTCATTCAGCTTCGACGCTTCCAGCGTCGATACGTCACCACCGATATAAGCATAAGACGTGGAGAAGCTCGACTCATCTACACTATTTGCCTCCGTATAATTCAGCCCGTGTTCCCATGTAACCTGGTACTCGTAATTTGCAATGTAGCGATCCATGTTACGAAACACAAAATCGGAGCCGAAATCATACACTCCGCCTTTAAACGAAAACTCGCGGACAATTTGTGCCGAGTCACCGACATTCGCACTGAACGAAATCCTGCACCGCTGGCTGTCAGAAAGCGTGACCACCTCTCCGTCACGGTGCGGAGAATCAAAATAAAGATCTTTTGTGTCAATGAGTTTGCCGTCCATCGTTTGGAATAGAAGGCTATAGTCACCATTATACAAATAATTAACCAGCTGGACCTGCTTCCCACGCCACGTATTGAACTTCGTCAACGACCAGCTCTTTAACATTCCCCCTTCAGCTGTCAGAACGGCAGTATAAAGACTTGTCTTGATCGTGATCGTCTTCGTTACCCCTTTCGTAAGGGGCGCAAATGTCTTTCCATAAACTCTCTGTGCGGCGGTGTCACTCGGCAAATTTGATTTCACTGTTGCGCCAGTTTCCTCAGATCGCTTTTCATACGAAGATCTTGGCGGCGATGCCGATTCTTTGTTGTTTCCTTGTGAGAGTTGAGTTTGGTCTGTCTGCTGCGCGGTCCGAGCCGGCTGCTTGGGTGTATTGAAATACATCCACACCAATAGTACTAATGTGATCAAAACGATACCGATAGTTTCTGTCTTGCCCATCTTGTTTCCTTTACTTCACCGGATCAAATCCGCCCCTGCCGAATGGATTGCATCGTACCACTCTCCATAAACTGAGTAACATTCCCCTGACAAAACCATGTGCACGGAAAGCGTCGATCGAATATGACGAGCAGCTCGGATAAAATCTACATGATGCCGGAAGGAGCGGTGAGACTAACTTCTTGTAGATTGAAATTCCACCGATCGCTGCCTTGCTAGGCAGACTGATTACCAATTCTAAGAAGGAATTCCTCGAAATCTTTTTCAACATCTTTCAATATTATGGTTGGCGTTGTATAATTGCCATTAAGTACTATATCAAGACCTAATTTCTTCCCACAGATTAACTGTCTTAATTTATCATAGTTCTGTCTGAAGACCTCTCTCATAAGTCGCTTCATGCGGTTTCGATCAACTGCCCTTCTTACCTTCTTCGATGTGGTGAAGGCAACTCTCACAAAATGCTTTTTGTGATTAAATATATATATGGCAGAAACATACTTCCCGGTTGAGCGCTTTCCGTTTTTAAGTATTTCTCCAATATCTCTCGATGACCGGATTATTATCTCCCCGCGAAGTGGTTTTTGCTTAAGTGTATCTACAATCGTTGCCTTATTTTTCGTCACTGACAGTGAGACGCCATCTGCCCTTCGCCCGTCTCCGCGCCAAAACCTTTCGGCCTGTTTTGCTTCGCATCTTAGCACGAAATCCGTGGGTTCTTTTCTTACGCGTGTTATGTGGTTGAAATGTCCTTTTCATTAAAGAGCTCCATAAATTTGTCCATTTGCCGTTTAAGATAGTTCGGTAATCTGTAAAATTCAAGGTTTTAGGGCAACGAGGGAGAAGATCAGGGGTTTTCCACAAAATATTTCCACTTTTCCACAACACCCTTCAATTCACGCAATTTTGCTCTGTTTTACGTGTTTAACCGTGATTCTGAAAACGCTGGCGACAAAATTGATCGTCCTCGTAATTCGCTGCTAATCAACACCTTACAGGAACAGCTAATCAGATGTGTCATCTTGTTTTTCCACATTCCCTTTATTATTATTGAGAGTAATATTCCTGCGTGGTTTGGTGTGGATAACATGTGGAGACCTTGAGTTTTTGCACTCTTTTTTAGCGTTGTTCATTAAGTCTTGAACTGAAAGGTTTTCCCCAGCCATGTTAAATAGATATTACTTGACGTGTAAGCGATTGACGAGTAAGGAGTTGAGAGATGTTTCCTATGTTGATAACGCTGTTAGTAATGTGGAAAATCTCAGAATTCTAACAAGAGGAGGGAGAGGTCTTTGATGGAGACGGCAACTGATGTTAGGGGGACGTGGGAAGAATGCATGAAGCTCATTCACGGACAAGTAAACAATCTGAGTTACAAGACGTGGTTCGAACCGGTGATCCCCGTGGCACTGAAGGAGAAGAATCTGATTCTGCGGGTTCCGAGCCAGTTCTTTCACGATTGGCTTGAAGAGCATTACGCTAGAGTCGTTTCTGAATCCGTGAGGACGGTGATTGGAGAAACCGCGAGGGTTGAGTATACAATTTCCGATGAGGATACAAGCGAGTCTGAGCCACAGTTTTATCGGCCATCAATGCCGAATCGTACAACCTTGCACGCGGAAAAAATCGGCCCCCAAAAGGTAAACATCCGTGCCGCATTTGAAAGCAATCTCAATGCGCGTTACACATTTGAGAATTTTATCAAAGGAGACAGCAACCAGTTCGCGCGCGCTGCAGCTTATGCGGTTGCGAACAACCCTGCTGGGACCTCCTTTAATCCACTGGTAGTTTACGGGGGTGTTGGGCTCGGCAAAACCCATCTCATTCAGGCAATTGGAAATTTCGCGCAGCAATCCGGCAAAGCAGAACGTGTTCTCTATGTTTCAAGCGAACGATTCACGGTTGACTTCGTTGACGCGATTCAGAAAGACAAGGCAAACGAATTTTCTAACTTCTACCGCAGCATGGATATCCTCATTGTTGACGACATTCAGTTCTTTGCGGGAAAAGAAAAGACACAAGACACATTCTTTCACACTTTCAATGCTCTCCATCAATCAGGGAAGCAGATCGTGTTATCCTCGGACAGACCGCCAAAGGAATTAAAAGGCGTTGATGACAGACTCGTCAGTAGATTCACGTGGGGATTAACCGTTGATATTCAACCCCCGGATCTGGAAACCAGGATCGCGATCCTGAGAAAGAAAAGTGAAGACGATGGCATCCAGATACCGGATGATGTTATCGAGTACGTGGCCGCAAATGTTACTTCAAACATCCGTGAACTTGAAGGTTGCTTGATCAGTATTCTGGCTAAGGCAAGCCTGAACAACCGCGAGATAAACGTTGAGTTGGGGAAGGAGGTCATTCGCAATCTCGCGGTTACAAGGAAAACCGCTGTTACCGTTGAAGATATTCAGAAAGTTGTTGCCTCCTTTTTCGATGTCAATGAAGAATCGCTTCGTGGGAAAACCAGAAAACAGGAGGTCGTAATTGCCCGCCAAACCGCAATGCACTTAACAAAGGAACTAACACAACTGCCGCTTAAGACAATAGGAAGTCACTTCGGTGGCAGGGATCATTCAACCGTAATTTATGCGTGCCAGGTTATCTCAGACTATCTCTCGAATGACAAAAAATTCAGGGAGAAGTACGATAGGATCAAGAAGAAAATTGAGATGATCGGAATGTGAATAACTTGTTTACTTGTATGTGAAGAAGTGCTCGACCGATGTCAATATCTAATTCTTTTCCACAATGAAAAATACAAATAATCCTCGATGTTGACTACTTCTCGTTAATCAACATTCTATACTCACATCTTCTTTAAAACATCTCTCATGCTGTGATCCGTTAAATGACCGTCTTAATTGTAATTATAGTAAACTAATTTTCTTTTCAACATCCTAACACTCTTTATTCTTATTATTCTTTTATATACATATAGATATATATTTATATTAATTGGGACTTTTCAACTGTCAGGTTGGATGACAGCATAACGGGTAAATTGAATTTTAGGCTCAAAAAGTGTAAATTTAAATAGAATTCGCAAGTTGCAATTGTCAATATTCTGTAAATAATGGAGGTGGAAATGAAGTTCAAAGTAAATAGTAGAGAACTCCGAGATGCAATAGGGAAGATCATAGGTGTTGTACCGATTAGAACCACCATCCCTGCGATTGAAAATTTGCTTCTCGACGCGACCAAGAAAAAGCTTTCCATTTCCGCGACAGACCTTGAAATTTCAATGACAACTCAACTCGACATCGTGGACGGTGTTGACGGAAAGGTGACTGTAAACGCGAAAGAATTTTTCGACATTATCCGCAATCTTGATGAATCGGAGATAGAAGTTTCCCTCGATGAAAATCTGAAGTTGTCCTTGAAAACGAAGTCGGGCTCCTACAGGTTTGCGTGCACGCCTGCGGAGGAATATCCGACGCTCCCTACAATCAGCGAAGGAGCAGAGACATCTTCGATTGCTACAGATATGTTGAGGAGCGTGATAGAAAAAACGATTTTTGCGGTATCCAAGGATGAACATCGTCGTTCAATGAACGGAGTGCTGTTTCTATTTTCTGGTAGGGGGGCAAAGATATACTCGACGGACGGGCACAGATTAGTTCGGATTGAGGACAAGGCACTTGTGGACAAACCACTGAAGAAAGAAGCGAACATTCAGGAGAAAGCACTTTCGCTGGCGGCAAAATGCTTCAGAGGAGCGAGCGTCGAGGTGACGATAGCGGATGAACACATCAAGCTAAAAGCAGGTGAGACAGAGCTGGTATCAAGGCTAATCAAGGAGCCTCACCCTGACTACGAGGCGGTCATACCCGGCGATATCGATAACAACAAGATAATGTCTGTCAGCAGGGGAGAGCTTCTCGAGAAAGTTAGACGGGTTGCGATACTTTCCGATTCCGTAAATCACCTCGTTAAGTTCACAATAGACAAAGACAACCTGACAATTTCTACGGAAGATACGGACAGAGGAGAAATGGGAGAAGAGCGGCTTCTAGTGCAATGGAATGGTGGCGAGCAGATGAACATCGGGTTCAATTCTACTTATGTGACAGATGCGATGAACAGCATCGATGCGCAGAAAGTGAAATTTGCGTTTTCGACATCGACGCGTGCCGCTACGATTAAGCCGATCTTGGAGAACGGAAAGGCTGGAGCGCAAGAGATGCTGGTTCTCGTAATGCCGTTGAGGTTGTCGTGAGGCTACCCAGGGGAGCCGATTAATGCGAGTAAAGAGAATTCAGCTTTCAAATTTTAGAAACCATGTCGACTCATCGCTTGAATTCAGCCCGGGAGTAAACTTTATAACAGGCGCAAACGCACAGGGGAAAACGAGTATCCTCGAGGCGCTTTCATATGTCTGTCTTACGAAGAGTTTTCTGCACCAGGCAGATGCAGCAATAGTAAAAATTGGCAGCGATTCATTCGCTGTGGATGCTATCCTGGAGAATGAAAAGGGGTTCGTCAACAATGCCCGCGTGGTCTACTCGATCGATGCGGGCAAGAGGATCTTCATCGACGGCAACGAGATCAAGAAAAGTGCGGACGTGATCGGGATGTTTCCCATCGTGGTGCTGTCGCCGGGGGACTTCGCGCTGACCACGGGCGCACCGAGCGAGCGGAGGATGTTTATGGACATGGTGCTCTCGCAGATATCACGTTCGTATCTGGAAGAATTGATAGAATACAGACGGGCGTTGAAGCAAAGAAATAAAATTCTTTTGGATGGCAAGTCGACGGGGTCGCTTGATACTGAGGTTATGATGGCCTGGACAGATGCACTGGTGTCCCACGGATCAAAAGTGATGATGAAAAGAACTGAATTTGTTGGTGAGTTTCAAGCGACGTTTTCGTCTGCCTATTCCACCTTGGTTGAATATGGCGAGGCGCCGGCGCTTAGGTATACGCCGTCGTTTGGGCTAAACGAACGTGGGACGAACGTCTCGGAGTCATTTTATGCATCACTCAGTCACTTGGCTAAGATGGAACGGATCCGTGGAGCAACCCTTTCTGGACCCCACCGCGACGATATCGCCTTTGTGTTGAACAATATGCCGATCCGTGAATTTGCGTCACAGGGTCAGCATAAGACCTTTCTCGTTGCGCTGAAGATTGCGGAGTTTCATTACATCAAGACAAAGCTAGCTGAAACGCCGGTTATGCTGTTGGACGACGTAATGACCGAGCTTGATTATTCGCGTGCGACAAAAACAATACAGGCTGTTTCTACTCTGGGTCAGGCATTCATAACCGCGACGGATATGATGAGTTTCGACGAAAATCTGATCGACATGAGAGAGACAAAATTCCACTTTGTCCGCGAAGGGAATATGGCTTATGACAACGTCCGACTTTAGACAAGATGCCCACCATGGCAGCCATGATGCGAGGCGGGTAGGAGATTTGATAAAAGAGTTCACGAGTCAGGATGGTATATCGGAGAAACTGCGGGCTTTCGAAGTCGTTGGTAACTGGGAGAAAATTGTCGGCGATATGATCGGGAAAAACACGGAGATCGTCCGAATTGAAAACGGCACGCTATACGTGCAGGCAAAAAACAGTGCATGGCGAAACGAACTGATCTTTGCGAAGGCGACAATATTGAAAAAGATAAGAGAGAACTATCCCGATTCTGGAGTTGAAAATGTATTTTTTATTTAGACGAGGTTGTTCATGCTAAAGAAGGATGCGGCGACCAAGGCGAGATCGAAAAAGCCGAAGAGCAAAGGTAAGCCGCCAAAAGATAAAGATAGAGCAGAAGAAAGAGTTCACACGGATATAGCGAACAGAAAACCGGAAAAAGACTTGGTGAACAAAGCGGAAAACGGCAGAGAGTACACGGCAGAAAGCATAACGGTCCTGAAAGGACTCGAAGCCGTCCGGAAACGTCCCGCTATGTATATCGGCGATATCGGGCAGAGGGGATTGCACCATTTGGTTTATGAGGTGGTTGACAACTCCATAGACGAAGCGCTCGCAGGGTACTGCAAGAACATTAGCGTAACCGTCAACAAAGACGGAAGCGTAACGGTTGAAGACGACGGCCGCGGCATTCCCACCGGCATCCATCCACAGGAAAAAAAGTCTGCACTCGAAGTAGTGATGACGATGCTGCACGCGGGCGGAAAATTCGACAAATCGACGTATAAGGTTTCCGGCGGTCTGCACGGAGTCGGCGTTTCGGTTGTCAATGCGCTCTCGGAGGTTATGGAGACTAAGGTGTACCGCGAAGGAAAAATCTTCTATCAAAAATATAAGCGTGGCGAGCCCGTCGAGCCAGTGAAAGTTATCGGGAAAGATTCGAGGACCGGCACAACTCAGACTTTTGTCCCCGACAGGGAGATTTTCAAGAATCGCAACTACAAGTTCGAGACTATTGCAGAAAGGATGCGAGAGCTCGCTTTCCTGAACCCGGAAATTAAAATAAAACTTGTGGACAAGCGTGATGGGAACGAAGAAGAGTTTCACTACGAAGGCGGTATTACTGAATTCGTCCGTTACATTGATGGTACAAGGAAAACGCTTACGAAAGAGCCGATTTTTATTTCCGGCGAGCGAGAAGGGGTAAGTGTTGAAATCGCGCTCGAATATTGCGACGATTATAGAGAGAATCTATTTTCGTATGTCAACGATATTAATACGGTTGAAGGCGGCACACACGTCAGCGGATTTAGGAGCGCCCTTACCAGGACATTGAAATCTTATGCCGACAAAAATAATCTGGTTAAGTCTGATAAGATTAACCTGACCGGCGACGACTTTAGAGAAGGATTGACGGTCGTTATCAGCACGAAGGTGCCGGAGCCGCAGTTTGAAGGCCAGACAAAGACGAAACTCGGCAACGGGGAAGTTGAAAGCATCGTCCAGACTATCGTGAACGATAAGCTGGGCGAGTACCTTGAAGGTAATCCGGGATCTGCAAAAAAAATCATTGAGAGAGCGGTAAACTCAGCCGAGGCGCGCGAGGCGGCTCGCAAGGCGCGCGATATTGTCCGCCGGAAAAATGCGCTTGAATCGTCGAACCTGCCGGGCAAACTTGCCGACTGCTCCATCAACGATCCGGAACATTGCGAGATATTCATCGTCGAAGGAGACTCCGCGGGTGGTTCGGCCAAGCAAGGAAGAGACCGTCAGTTCCAGGCGATACTTCCGTTGAAGGGAAAAATTCTGAATGTTGAAAAGGCCAGGATGAACAAGATTCTTGAAAACGATGAGATCCGTGCGATCGTGCAGGCAATCGGCGCTGGTATCGGCGATGGGGAGGAGTTTGATGCCTCGAAAGCCCGGTATGGAAAGATCATCCTGATGGCAGATGCCGACGTAGACGGAAGCCACATTAGAACTCTCCTTCTCACTTTTTTCTTCCGGTACATGAAGGAGCTTGTCGAGCTCGGAAAAGTTTACATAGCACAGCCGCCGTTATATAAAGTCAAGAAGGGAAAAGCCGAGGAGTATGCGTACAGCGAGGATGAGAGAGACGACCTGATCAAGAAAATAAAAAAGGGGGATGAAGGCGAGGTCGTTGTCTCGAGATTCAAAGGTCTCGGCGAGATGAATCCGGAACAACTCTGGGACACCACGATGGATCCGGCGAAAAGAACGCTGCTTCAAGTCAGCATCGAAAATGCAGCGGAAGCGGACAGAACGTTTTCGATTTTGATGGGCGAAGAAGTCGAGCCGCGCAAGAACTTCATCGAGAAAAATGCAAAGTATGTCCGGAACCTTGACGTTTAGAGATATTTCCACAGTTATCGTAAACTATCGTACGCCGGACCTTCTTGAAACTTCGGCGAGATCATTCAGGAAATTTTATCCGGATGTCGAATTGGTCATTGTGGACAACGGATCAAACGATCAGTCGGTTGAAGTAATTGAATCGTTTGTCAGATCTAATCCGTCAAGCACAAAGTCGATCATGCTGGAACAAAATTATTTCCATGGTCCGGCGATGGATAGAGCAGCAAGATCAATTGAAAAGGAAATCGTTTTCTTCCTGGACACCGATACGGAAACCAGGCGCGGCGGGTTCGTTGAGCTAATGTTGGACGAGTTCAATCAGAATGAAAAGGTGTATGGTGTGGGGAAGCTCGACAAGGTCAATAAAAGAGGCTTCGCCGCAGAAGATGGGACAATAACAGTTTTACTCTCACCATATATGATGTTGCGGCGAAAAGTGTATTTCGATCTTCCGCCTTTCAGGCACCACGGCATGCCGACGCTCGAAAATTTTTCTGCGGCGGAATCCATGGGATACTTGCTTCGGAATTTCGATATTTCCGATTACATTGAGCACTACGGGAGAGGGACGGCGTCGAAGTTTGGTTACAGCCTCGGATTCCGCGGAAAACTGGATTTCCTGTTGAATAAGGTGGGACTTTGACGCCTATGGCTAGACCGATGGAAGTATCGATGCGTGGAGAGGCTTTTCAATGGTGATCTTGTCATCCTCGCAGAATAGTCGGATACATTTGCTGTTGGTCCGAATGTCATTTTTCATTGCAGGGGTTAGCTCTCTCGCCATGGCACAGGAGAACCGATACCCGATTTTGGAGAACGGACGGTACGGATTCATCGATTCGGCCGGAAATATCATTGTACAACCGACTCTTGAGAGAGTACCACAGTTTTCGGAGGGACTAGCTCTGACTGAAGAGGATGTATTTCTATTAGGACCAAGATGGGGTTTCATGGACACGTCGGGACACGAAGTGATCTCTCATGATTATCCGAAAGCCGGTGATTTCCATTGTGGTAGAGCATGGGTGCTCAAGCATTCCTTTTTCCTTCCGTTCCTCAGCTCCGATAAGTATGGGTACATTGGCAGAGCTGGACATGTCGTCATAGATTTCAAGTACGACGTTGCAGGGGATTTTGCTGAGGGGCTTGCAAATGTTTCGCTGGAAGGAAGGTGCGGTTATCTGGACACGGCTGGCAATGTGGTTATTCCACTGCAATATGAGAGGGCAAGAGCTTTTTCCTGCGGCCTTGCGCCTGTAAAACAAAATGGGAAGTGGGGTTATATAAATTCAAGGGGCGAAGAGAGAATACCAGAGCGATTCGATGATGCAAGAAGTTTTTTCGACGGACGGGCTCTGGTAAGGGAAGACAGCGTTTGGAGGTTTATTACCAAAGACGGTGCCAACGCGTTTCAATTAGAGTTTGAAAATGCCCTTTGGTACACGGAAGGATTAGTTGCGGTGAAGGTCGGTGAGTTTTGGGGCTATGCGGACACCGCAGGCACCATGGTCATCAAACCGAGATTTGCAAGTGCCGCTCCTTTTTTTAAAGGCCTTGCTGAGGTCAAAACTCTTTATGAACACGGGTACATCAACCATGATGGGAATTTTATCTGGCGAGAACAGAACTAAGTGCAGATTGCCTGAATAGTTAGGATTATAAAATGTCATTAAATGAGAAATTAGTTCCAGTCGACATAGAGGACGAGATAAAGGGTTCGTACATAGACTACGCAATGTCGGTCATCGTGGCCCGTGCGCTACCCGACGTACGCGATGGACTCAAACCGGCACACAGGAGAGTCCTTTTCGGAATGTCGGAGCTCGGT includes:
- a CDS encoding glycosyltransferase, whose amino-acid sequence is MSGTLTFRDISTVIVNYRTPDLLETSARSFRKFYPDVELVIVDNGSNDQSVEVIESFVRSNPSSTKSIMLEQNYFHGPAMDRAARSIEKEIVFFLDTDTETRRGGFVELMLDEFNQNEKVYGVGKLDKVNKRGFAAEDGTITVLLSPYMMLRRKVYFDLPPFRHHGMPTLENFSAAESMGYLLRNFDISDYIEHYGRGTASKFGYSLGFRGKLDFLLNKVGL
- the yidC gene encoding membrane protein insertase YidC, whose product is MGKTETIGIVLITLVLLVWMYFNTPKQPARTAQQTDQTQLSQGNNKESASPPRSSYEKRSEETGATVKSNLPSDTAAQRVYGKTFAPLTKGVTKTITIKTSLYTAVLTAEGGMLKSWSLTKFNTWRGKQVQLVNYLYNGDYSLLFQTMDGKLIDTKDLYFDSPHRDGEVVTLSDSQRCRISFSANVGDSAQIVREFSFKGGVYDFGSDFVFRNMDRYIANYEYQVTWEHGLNYTEANSVDESSFSTSYAYIGGDVSTLEASKLNETARQELSGNTGWVSQTTKYFTAAIVPMGKSADGAYLQGTAAKAPDNGLVRSYYTALQMRFEGQPYQADSFMVYVGPLDYRLLKSYNVGLEETVGLGWRWIIRPIGEYVMLPAFQFIHLFIPNYGVAIIIFSILLKLLLNPLTASSMKSMRKMQALQPMMNEIKEKYKEDPQKMNQAVMNLYKEYKINPMGGCLPMILQMPILYALWAIFRSNIALRQSHFVWWIKDLSVPDTIMHLPFTIPFVGLSQVSGLALLMAITMFVQQKMSMKDPRQQFMVWFMPVMFWLLFNNFPSGLNLYYFVFNLLSIGQQYLMNKKPQEELLLKPAVAKRTRPVRPPMGNRFMRRNM
- the dnaN gene encoding DNA polymerase III subunit beta, whose product is MKFKVNSRELRDAIGKIIGVVPIRTTIPAIENLLLDATKKKLSISATDLEISMTTQLDIVDGVDGKVTVNAKEFFDIIRNLDESEIEVSLDENLKLSLKTKSGSYRFACTPAEEYPTLPTISEGAETSSIATDMLRSVIEKTIFAVSKDEHRRSMNGVLFLFSGRGAKIYSTDGHRLVRIEDKALVDKPLKKEANIQEKALSLAAKCFRGASVEVTIADEHIKLKAGETELVSRLIKEPHPDYEAVIPGDIDNNKIMSVSRGELLEKVRRVAILSDSVNHLVKFTIDKDNLTISTEDTDRGEMGEERLLVQWNGGEQMNIGFNSTYVTDAMNSIDAQKVKFAFSTSTRAATIKPILENGKAGAQEMLVLVMPLRLS
- the dnaA gene encoding chromosomal replication initiator protein DnaA, whose translation is METATDVRGTWEECMKLIHGQVNNLSYKTWFEPVIPVALKEKNLILRVPSQFFHDWLEEHYARVVSESVRTVIGETARVEYTISDEDTSESEPQFYRPSMPNRTTLHAEKIGPQKVNIRAAFESNLNARYTFENFIKGDSNQFARAAAYAVANNPAGTSFNPLVVYGGVGLGKTHLIQAIGNFAQQSGKAERVLYVSSERFTVDFVDAIQKDKANEFSNFYRSMDILIVDDIQFFAGKEKTQDTFFHTFNALHQSGKQIVLSSDRPPKELKGVDDRLVSRFTWGLTVDIQPPDLETRIAILRKKSEDDGIQIPDDVIEYVAANVTSNIRELEGCLISILAKASLNNREINVELGKEVIRNLAVTRKTAVTVEDIQKVVASFFDVNEESLRGKTRKQEVVIARQTAMHLTKELTQLPLKTIGSHFGGRDHSTVIYACQVISDYLSNDKKFREKYDRIKKKIEMIGM
- a CDS encoding DUF721 domain-containing protein; the encoded protein is MTTSDFRQDAHHGSHDARRVGDLIKEFTSQDGISEKLRAFEVVGNWEKIVGDMIGKNTEIVRIENGTLYVQAKNSAWRNELIFAKATILKKIRENYPDSGVENVFFI
- the rnpA gene encoding ribonuclease P protein component, producing the protein MLRCEAKQAERFWRGDGRRADGVSLSVTKNKATIVDTLKQKPLRGEIIIRSSRDIGEILKNGKRSTGKYVSAIYIFNHKKHFVRVAFTTSKKVRRAVDRNRMKRLMREVFRQNYDKLRQLICGKKLGLDIVLNGNYTTPTIILKDVEKDFEEFLLRIGNQSA
- a CDS encoding WG repeat-containing protein, which encodes MSFFIAGVSSLAMAQENRYPILENGRYGFIDSAGNIIVQPTLERVPQFSEGLALTEEDVFLLGPRWGFMDTSGHEVISHDYPKAGDFHCGRAWVLKHSFFLPFLSSDKYGYIGRAGHVVIDFKYDVAGDFAEGLANVSLEGRCGYLDTAGNVVIPLQYERARAFSCGLAPVKQNGKWGYINSRGEERIPERFDDARSFFDGRALVREDSVWRFITKDGANAFQLEFENALWYTEGLVAVKVGEFWGYADTAGTMVIKPRFASAAPFFKGLAEVKTLYEHGYINHDGNFIWREQN
- the recF gene encoding DNA replication/repair protein RecF, with protein sequence MRVKRIQLSNFRNHVDSSLEFSPGVNFITGANAQGKTSILEALSYVCLTKSFLHQADAAIVKIGSDSFAVDAILENEKGFVNNARVVYSIDAGKRIFIDGNEIKKSADVIGMFPIVVLSPGDFALTTGAPSERRMFMDMVLSQISRSYLEELIEYRRALKQRNKILLDGKSTGSLDTEVMMAWTDALVSHGSKVMMKRTEFVGEFQATFSSAYSTLVEYGEAPALRYTPSFGLNERGTNVSESFYASLSHLAKMERIRGATLSGPHRDDIAFVLNNMPIREFASQGQHKTFLVALKIAEFHYIKTKLAETPVMLLDDVMTELDYSRATKTIQAVSTLGQAFITATDMMSFDENLIDMRETKFHFVREGNMAYDNVRL
- the gyrB gene encoding DNA topoisomerase (ATP-hydrolyzing) subunit B, whose amino-acid sequence is MLKKDAATKARSKKPKSKGKPPKDKDRAEERVHTDIANRKPEKDLVNKAENGREYTAESITVLKGLEAVRKRPAMYIGDIGQRGLHHLVYEVVDNSIDEALAGYCKNISVTVNKDGSVTVEDDGRGIPTGIHPQEKKSALEVVMTMLHAGGKFDKSTYKVSGGLHGVGVSVVNALSEVMETKVYREGKIFYQKYKRGEPVEPVKVIGKDSRTGTTQTFVPDREIFKNRNYKFETIAERMRELAFLNPEIKIKLVDKRDGNEEEFHYEGGITEFVRYIDGTRKTLTKEPIFISGEREGVSVEIALEYCDDYRENLFSYVNDINTVEGGTHVSGFRSALTRTLKSYADKNNLVKSDKINLTGDDFREGLTVVISTKVPEPQFEGQTKTKLGNGEVESIVQTIVNDKLGEYLEGNPGSAKKIIERAVNSAEAREAARKARDIVRRKNALESSNLPGKLADCSINDPEHCEIFIVEGDSAGGSAKQGRDRQFQAILPLKGKILNVEKARMNKILENDEIRAIVQAIGAGIGDGEEFDASKARYGKIILMADADVDGSHIRTLLLTFFFRYMKELVELGKVYIAQPPLYKVKKGKAEEYAYSEDERDDLIKKIKKGDEGEVVVSRFKGLGEMNPEQLWDTTMDPAKRTLLQVSIENAAEADRTFSILMGEEVEPRKNFIEKNAKYVRNLDV